A genomic stretch from Garciella nitratireducens DSM 15102 includes:
- a CDS encoding 4Fe-4S dicluster domain-containing protein: MMKKISKNEFSKLFSLIDKTYELYLPIEKEGQVNFSIWEEGAQVNLEALKTDISPKETIFPQSETYLKYKKNGKKLELKNVGGKKEKYVVFGVRPCDTLGFQIIDNVFLREPIDRFYEERRNKGIIISMACSSPEDTCFCNSFGVKPQDAPKTADIATWDLGDRLLWSSQTEKGKELTGKLLDILENATEKDKQQLNTLKKDIKTKLEDLPLADIKPERIDGELKDLFESKIWEKLSEGCLGCGTCTYVCPTCHCYDISDFDGGNSGERFRCWDSCMYSDFTLMAHGNIRKTQKERFRQRFMHKLVYYPNNHGLYACVGCGRCIVKCPVNLDIVKVIKKLGGEK; encoded by the coding sequence ATGATGAAGAAAATATCCAAAAATGAATTTTCTAAGCTTTTTAGTTTGATTGATAAAACATATGAGCTTTACTTACCTATTGAAAAGGAAGGACAGGTAAATTTTTCTATATGGGAAGAAGGGGCGCAAGTAAACTTAGAAGCTTTAAAAACGGATATTTCTCCTAAAGAAACAATATTTCCACAGAGTGAAACCTACTTAAAGTATAAAAAGAATGGGAAAAAACTAGAACTAAAAAATGTAGGGGGAAAGAAAGAAAAATATGTAGTTTTTGGAGTGAGGCCCTGTGATACCTTAGGCTTTCAGATTATTGATAATGTATTTCTAAGAGAACCAATCGATAGATTTTATGAAGAAAGAAGAAATAAAGGAATTATAATTTCCATGGCATGCTCTTCTCCAGAAGATACATGTTTTTGCAACTCATTTGGAGTAAAACCACAAGATGCTCCTAAAACAGCAGATATAGCAACTTGGGATTTAGGAGATAGGCTTCTTTGGAGTTCTCAAACTGAAAAGGGAAAGGAACTAACAGGAAAGTTGCTAGATATACTAGAAAATGCTACTGAGAAAGATAAACAGCAGTTAAATACATTAAAAAAAGATATAAAAACAAAATTAGAGGATTTACCCTTAGCAGACATTAAGCCTGAAAGAATAGACGGGGAACTAAAAGATTTATTTGAGTCAAAAATTTGGGAGAAACTTAGTGAGGGGTGCTTGGGCTGTGGTACATGTACCTACGTATGTCCTACTTGCCACTGTTATGATATTTCGGATTTTGATGGAGGAAATTCAGGAGAGAGGTTCCGATGTTGGGATTCTTGTATGTATTCGGACTTTACGCTCATGGCTCATGGAAATATTAGGAAAACACAAAAGGAAAGGTTTAGACAGCGATTTATGCATAAGCTTGTTTACTACCCCAATAATCATGGTTTATATGCCTGTGTAGGGTGTGGAAGATGTATAGTGAAGTGCCCTGTAAACTTAGATATTGTTAAAGTTATTAAAAAATTGGGGGGTGAAAAATAA